One genomic region from Salvia hispanica cultivar TCC Black 2014 chromosome 2, UniMelb_Shisp_WGS_1.0, whole genome shotgun sequence encodes:
- the LOC125206761 gene encoding mannan endo-1,4-beta-mannosidase 5-like gives MFLLLEAQFSQGRMVPSNLGFLVQGSPFLFNGFNAYWMMKVASDPDNRHKVTDAFREASAAGLTVCRTWAFGDGGDPALQISPGVYDERVFQGLDFVIFEARKYGVRLILSFVNNFDDFGGKAQYVEWAKKAGANVSGDDDFYTNPLIKDYYRNHIKRVVTRLNVFTGVSYRDEAMIMAWELMNEPRCQTDYSGATLNGWVQEMASYVKSIDKNHLLEIGMEGFYGDSIPQRKQVNPGYEIGTDFISNNLVKEIDFATIHAYPDVWLPGKSEDEQKKFMERWMWNHWEDARNILKKPLVIAEFGKRSKDGLVERDLYIGSIYRDIYRYATSGGTMSGSLVWQVMAQGMDDYHDGYEIILSQSPSTAGIISRQSHAMNALMSQFFTRDNNNIIRLA, from the exons ATGTTTCTCTTGTTAGAAGCTCAATTTAGCCAAGGCCGCATGGTTCCTTCAAATCTAGGTTTTCTTGTACAAGGATCGCCGTTTCTCTTCAATGGTTTCAACGCTTACTGGATGATGAAGGTCGCCTCCGACCCCGACAACCGCCACAAGGTCACCGATGCCTTCCGGGAAGCCTCCGCGGCTGGGCTCACTGTCTGCCGGACTTGGGCTTTCGGAGATGGAGGCGATCCCGCCCTCCAAATATCGCCCGGGGTTTACGACGAACGTGTCTTTCAG GGATTagattttgtgatttttgaagCTAGGAAGTATGGAGTACGTCTCATTTTGagttttgtgaataattttgatgattttggaGGTAAAGCGCAGTATGTTGAATGGGCAAAAAAGGCAGGAGCAAACGTTAGCGGTGATGATGATTTTTACACAAATCCACTCATCAAAGATTACTACAGGAACCATATAAAG AGAGTGGTGACGAGATTGAACGTTTTTACTGGAGTTTCTTACAGAGACGAGGCAATGATCATGGCATGGGAACTCATGAACGAGCCTCGTTGCCAAACTGACTACTCTGGAGCAACACTCAAC GGATGGGTTCAAGAAATGGCAAGTTATGTGAAATCTATTGACAAGAATCACTTGTTGGAGATAGGAATGGAAGGTTTCTATGGAGATAGCATCCCACAAAGAAAACAAGTGAATCCTGGGTACGAAATCGGGACCGATTTCATTAGTAACAATCTTGTTAAGGAGATCGACTTCGCCACCATCCATGCATATCCTGATGTCTG GTTGCCTGGGAAAAGTGAGGATGAACAGAAGAAATTCATGGAGAGATGGATGTGGAATCATTGGGAAGATGCAAGGAACATATTAAAGAAGCCATTAGTGATTGCTGAATTTGGAAAGAGGAGCAAAGATGGTTTGGTTGAGAGAGACTTGTACATAGGGAGTATCTATAgagatatatatagatatgcAACAAGTGGAGGTACAATGAGTGGAAGCTTGGTATGGCAAGTGATGGCACAAGGGATGGATGATTATCACGATGGGTATGAGATCATCTTATCACAGAGCCCATCAACGGCTGGGATCATTTCTAGACAATCTCATGCCATGAACGCATTAATGTCTCAATTCTTCACTAGggacaataataatattatcagATTAGCATGA
- the LOC125204006 gene encoding endoglucanase 9-like, protein MAMALSQFLLFVILFNICFFCVQCNPNYRDALAKSIIFFQGQRSGRLPPQEISWRRSSGLSDGSLAGVDLTGGYYDAGDNVKFNLPMAYTTTMLSWSVIEYGKKLGPQVAEARAAIRWATDYLLKCARATPGRLYVGVGDPNADHKCWERPEDMDTVRTVYYVSAGNPGSDVAGETAAALAAASIVFKKVDPRYSRLLLATAKNVMQFAMQHRGSYSDTLGSVVCPFYCSYSGYTDELLWGAGWLFRATNQMYYLNFLKSVGGNDGTDTFSWDNKYAGARVLLARRSLVNNDETFGAYRQQAEDFLCRILPNSPSSTTQYTKGGLMYKMGSSNLQYVTSITFLLTTYSKYMATAKHSFSCGNLLVTSRTLRSLAKRQVDYILGDNPMRMSYMVGYGPNYPKRIHHRGSSLPSVAAHPQRLGCEAGFQPYFYGSAPNPNTLIGAVVGGPNQNDFFPDERRDYSHSEPTTYINAALVGPLAFFAGRS, encoded by the exons ATGGCAATGGCTCTTTCCCAATTCCTACTTTTTGTCATCTTGTTCAACATCTGTTTCTTCTGCGTCCAATGCAACCCTAATTACCGAGATGCCCTCGCCAAATCCATCATCTTCTTCCAAGGCCAGAGGTCAGGCCGCCTCCCGCCTCAAGAAATCAGCTGGAGACGCAGCTCCGGACTCTCCGACGGCAGCCTCGCTGGT GTGGACTTAACCGGAGGATACTACGATGCGGGCGACAACGTGAAGTTCAACCTTCCGATGGCGTACACGACGACAATGTTGTCGTGGAGCGTGATTGAATACGGGAAGAAGCTGGGCCCACAGGTGGCGGAGGCACGGGCAGCCATCCGGTGGGCCACGGACTATCTTCTCAAGTGCGCCCGTGCGACGCCGGGGCGACTCTATGTGGGCGTTGGAGACCCCAATGCCGACCACAAATGCTGGGAGAGGCCGGAGGATATGGACACGGTGAGAACCGTGTACTATGTCTCGGCTGGAAACCCGGGGTCGGACGTGGCCGGTGAAACGGCAGCGGCGCTGGCGGCGGCTTCCATTGTGTTCAAGAAAGTGGATCCTAGGTACTCGAGGCTGCTGCTGGCGACTGCTAAAAATGTGATGCAATTTGCAATGCAGCACAGGGGCTCATATAGTGACACTCTTGGCTCTGTTGTCTGCCCTTTCTATTGCTCTTATTCAGGCTACACG GATGAGTTGCTTTGGGGAGCTGGCTGGCTGTTCAGAGCGACCAACCAGATGTATTAccttaattttttgaaatcaGTTGGCGGGAACGACGGCACCGACACTTTCAGCTGGGACAACAAGTATGCCGGTGCTCGTGTGCTCCTAGCCAGG AGgagtttagtgaataatgaTGAGACGTTTGGGGCATATAGACAACAAGCGGAGGATTTCCTATGCAGAATACTGCCTAATTCTCCTTCCTCCACCACACAGTACACCAAAG GAGGTTTGATGTACAAGATGGGGTCAAGTAATCTACAATATGTAACATCCATAACTTTCTTGCTCACAACTTACTCTAAATACATGGCCACGGCCAAACACTCCTTCTCTTGTGGGAATCTCCTCGTCACTTCTCGGACTCTGCGAAGTCTAGCCAAGAGACAG gTGGACTATATACTAGGAGATAATCCCATGAGGATGTCTTACATGGTGGGCTACGGCCCCAATTATCCAAAGAGGATTCACCACAGAGGATCTTCACTGCCCTCCGTGGCCGCTCACCCCCAGAGGTTGGGCTGTGAGGCCGGATTTCAGCCCTACTTCTACGGTTCGGCCCCAAATCCCAATACGCTCATAGGCGCCGTCGTTGGTGGGCCCAACCAAAATGATTTCTTCCCGGATGAAAGAAGAGATTATAGTCATTCTGAGCCTACTACTTATATCAATGCTGCATTAGTTGGACCCTTGGCATTCTTTGCTGGGAGGTCTTGA
- the LOC125203436 gene encoding eukaryotic translation initiation factor 3 subunit I-like produces MRPILMKGHERPLTFLKYNRDGDLLFSCAKDHDPTVWFADNGERLGTYRGHNGAVWTCDISRDSTRLITGSADQTAKLWDVRTGAPLFTFNFDSPTRSVDFAVGDKLAVITTDPFMGLPSAIHIKHIAIDPEDQSGESLLTLKGPQGRINRAVWGPLNRTIVSGGEDSVIRVWDSETGKLLNESDKDEGHKKTITSLAKAVDGSHLLSGSLDKSAKLWDSRTLKLVKTYVTERPVNAVAMSPLLDHIVLGGGQDASSVTTTDHRAGKFEAKFYDKILTEEIGGVKGHFGPINALAFNPDGRSFSSGGEDGYVRLHHFDQDYFNIKI; encoded by the exons ATGAGGCCGATACTGATGAAAGGGCACGAGAGGCCTCTCACGTTTCTCAAGTACAATCGTGACGGCGATTTGCTCTTCTCCTGCGCCAAGGACCACGATCCCACCGTCTGGTTCGCCGACAACGGAGAGCGCCTCGGCACTTACCGCGGTCACAATGGCGCTGTTTGGACCTGCGACATCTCCa GGGATTCCACAAGGCTTATAACTGGAAGTGCTGATCAGACTGCAAAGTTATGGGATGTCAGAACAGGAGCTCCGCTCTTCACCTTCAATTTTGATTCACCAACGAGGTCTGTTGATTTTGCCGTTGGTGATAAGCTTGCAGTCATAACAACAGATCCTTTCATGGGATTGCCCTCTGCTATTCACATCAAACATATAGCTATAGATCCAGAAGACC AGAGTGGTGAATCCCTTCTAACTCTTAAGGGGCCACAGGGAAGAATAAATAGAGCAGTTTGGGGACCTCTAAATAGGACCATCGTAAGTGGTGGTGAAGATTCAGTAATTCGTGTGTGGGATTCTGAG ACAGGAAAGTTGCTGAATGAGTCTGACAAGGATGAAGGCCATAAAAAAACTATTACATCACTAGCAAAGGCAGTTGATGGTTCCCATCTTCTCTCGGGTTCATTGGATAAGTCGGCAAAG CTTTGGGATTCAAGAACATTAAAACTTGTCAAAACCTACGTGACAGAACGGCCTGTAAATGCAGTTGCAATGTCTCCACTTCTTGATCAT ATTGTGCTTGGAGGTGGTCAGGATGCATCATCTGTTACCACAACTGATCATCGTGCTGGAAAGTTTGAAGCCAAATTCTATGACAAG ATCCTTACCGAAGAAATAGGAGGTGTAAAGGGCCATTTTGGACCTATCAATGCCTTGGCGTTCAATCCGGATGGCAGGAG TTTCTCGAGCGGAGGGGAAGATGGCTATGTTAGGTTGCACCATTTTGATCAAGATTACTTCAACATCAAGATTTGA
- the LOC125203437 gene encoding protein TAP1-like produces the protein MDRKGIQTIVGLMTLVVALLNVPPMMAHLPPGACIDHCMKECRSSGIGVAACMKYCPVHCLPPDTSTKEHYCNLGCMLDQCAKFTGDEKRMTDCVFKCRKFHCKISAKIVE, from the exons ATGGACAGAAAAGGCATTCAGACAATTGTGGGGCTGATGACGCTGGTGGTTGCATTGCTCAATGTTCCTCCGATGATGGCTCACTTGCCCCCCGGAGCATGCATCGACCATTGCATGAAAGAATGCAGATCAAGCGGCATTGGTGTTGCAGCCTGCATGAAATACTGCCCGGTGCATTGTCTCCCTCCCGACACCTCCACCAAAGAGCATTACTGTAACCTTGGATGTATGCTCGACCAATGTGCCAAGTTCACTGGCG ATGAGAAGAGGATGACCGACTGTGTCTTCAAATGCCGAAAATTCCACTGCAAGATCAGTGCCAAGATTGTAGAGTGA
- the LOC125208076 gene encoding SUN domain-containing protein 4-like translates to MQRSRKALLQRRAVKEAICGRNRLYKVSLSVVIVLWGLVFLLNTWIGHGDGQAERSEEYHVNATRWGEDEVSFVRDANQRLSTDKDPSDGTTRWDEDTASLERDVNRRLTDGTAHPSDGTTRWAEDEVPFDREVKRAVSVEGNPLAEAVSENGHTDHYKSESLAKLAKENSELVAKEDSVRKDLPGNVEKDKSLTDELSSGVHIGLDEFKNKAFSSKTKYATGKPGSIMHRSEPGGEDYNYAAASKGAKVLSFNKEAKGASNILNSDKDKYLRNPCSTEEKFVVIELSEETLVDAIKIANFEHHSSNLKDFELLGSAVYPTDSWVTLGKFSAQNVKHAQDFVLPEPKWARYLKLNLLSHHGAEFYCTLTLIEVYGIDAVEKMLEDLISAQDKVPLSGEILDDKKSGSNQHASSEGMGYEDLVEEPDTMIRTPDVKHGRLEIDVPDPVEEIRHKQVNRMPGDTVLKILMKKVRSLDLNLAILERYLEELSTRYGDIFKEFDKDIGHKGVLLQEIIFELRSLSKSKEVMSEEISELLSWKSLVSVQLESILKEHALLRSEVETVRMEQTHMENKGIVIFLVCVGFGFMAIVRSFADVVVVQNMNVNSWSDCVSRKFCSEKSSWFYLLLSCSIIIIILSL, encoded by the exons ATGCAGAGGTCACGGAAAGCTCTTCTACAAAGAAGAGCTGTAAAGGAGGCAATTTGTGGTAGAAATCGCTTGTATAAGGTCTCTCTTTCTGTTGTTATCGTTCTATGGGGCCTTGTCTTCCTCTTAAACACATGGATAGGCCATGGAGATGGCCAAGCAG AAAGATCAGAAGAGTACCATGTTAATGCAACAAGATGGGGTGAAGACGAAGTGTCTTTTGTCAGGGATGCGAATCAGAGATTATCTACAGACAAAGATCCATCAGATGGAACTACAAGGTGGGATGAAGACACAGCATCTCTTGAAAGGGATGTGAATCGGAGATTAACAGATGGAACTGCACACCCATCAGATGGAACTACTAGATGGGCTGAAGATGAGGTGCCTTTTGATAGGGAAGTAAAGCGGGCAGTATCTGTAGAAGGGAATCCATTAGCTGAAGCCGTCTCTGAAAATGGTCATACTGATCATTATAAGAGTGAATCACTTGCTAAACTGGCAAAAGAAAATTCTGAATTGGTTGCCAAGGAAGATTCTGTAAGGAAAGATTTGCCCGGAAATGTGGAGAAGGACAAATCTTTAACTGATGAGTTGTCCAGTGGAGTGCATATAGGTCTTGATGAATTCAAGAATAAGGCATTTAGTTCTAAAACGAAATATGCAACGGGTAAACCTGGAAGCATAATGCATAGATCAGAGCCTGGTGGAGAGGACTACAATTATGCTGCTGCTTCTAAAGGAGCAAAGGTCTTGTCTTTCAATAAGGAAGCCAAGGGCGCTTCTAATATCTTGAACAGCGACAAGGACAAGTACCTCCGAAACCCATGTTCTACCGAAGAGAAATTTGTTGTGATAGAGCTTTCTGAAGAAACGTTGGTCGATGCCATTAAAATAGCAAACTTTGAGCATCACTCTTCTAATTTGAAAGATTTTGAGCTATTAGGCAGTGCTGTTTACCCTACTGATTCATGGGTCACGCTTGGAAAATTTAGTGCTCAAAACGTGAAACATGCTCAAGACTTTGTGCTTCCGGAGCCAAAATGGGCGAGATACCTTAAACTGAACTTGTTGAGTCATCATGGTGCGGAGTTCTACTGCACACTAACATTAATTGAAGTGTACGGCATTGACGCTGTTGAGAAAATGCTTGAGGATCTGATTTCAGCTCAAGATAAGGTACCCCTATCTGGGGAAATATTAGATGATAAAAAGTCTGGTTCAAACCAGCACGCAAGCTCTGAAGGTATGGGTTATGAAGATCTAGTTGAAGAACCCGATACTATGATCAGAACCCCTGATGTGAAACATGGAAGGTTGGAAATCGACGTGCCTGACCCAGTTGAAGAAATCCGTCATAAACAAGTAAATCGGATGCCTGGGGATACcgttcttaaaattttaatgaaaaaggTTAGATCTTTGGATTTGAATCTAGCTATTCTTGAGCGGTACCTAGAGGAGTTAAGTACCAGATACGGAGACATTTTCAAGGAATTTGATAAAGATATTGGACACAAGGGCGTACTTCTACAGGAGATAATATTTGAACTACGGAGTCTATCTAAAAGCAAAGAAGTTATG AGCGAGGAGATCAGTGAGCTTTTGTCTTGGAAATCTCTTGTTTCGGTGCAGCTGGAGAGTATACTCAAAGAGCATGCCCTCCTCAG ATCGGAAGTGGAGACAGTAAGGATGGAGCAGACACACATGGAGAACAAGGGAATTGTGATATTTCTTGTTTGTGTGGGATTTGGATTTATGGCAATTGTGAGGTCATTTGCAGATGTGGTGGTGGTACAGAATATGAATGTGAATAGTTGGAGTGATTGTGTTTCCAGGAAATTTTGTTCAGAGAAGTCATCCTGGTTTTACTTATTGCTCAGCTGtagtattatcataattattctTTCATTATAG
- the LOC125206762 gene encoding uncharacterized protein LOC125206762 — MSSSFNFEASNLLEDNEWKEKIVEQNQQLDQLIEDIAIWPTTLSSQPTTHTVRSRRRYIERKREEGHDTIFEQYFAEDPIYPPDFFRTRYRMRKPLFEKIMNKLVETDNFFVQKRDATGRLGMSAIQKCTAAMRVLAYGTAADLQDEYLRMSAQLIRKSLIKFVEGVISNFGDEYLRKPTEEDLARLLHIGEQRGFPGMLGSIDCMHWEWKNCPTSWAGQYAGRSGSPTIILEAVASQDLWIWHAFFGTPGSRNDINVLDQSPVFDDILEGRAPKVNYIVNGHEKNMGYYLTDGIYPQWAAFVKSIPGPQTMKHKLFARHQESARKDVERAFGIFQARFAFIKCPCLIWDHDIMGKIMIACIILHNMIVEDERRSTYSNYCDPAEFIQDRLGQSSREGGDANNDFIYSTNKIASLASYMKNKAQLQNREAHKALLNDLVEHISAKFGNFN; from the coding sequence ATGTCAtcaagttttaattttgaagcTTCCAATCTTCTTGAAGACAATgaatggaaagaaaaaattgttgaacaaAATCAGCAACTCGATCAACTAATCGAGGATATAGCTATTTGGCCAACAACCCTGTCTTCACAACCTACAACCCACACGGTTAGATCTAGAAGGAGATACATTGAAAGGAAACGTGAGGAGGGTCATGATACTATTTTCGAGCAGTACTTTGCTGAAGATCCAATCTATCCTCCAGATTTTTTCCGAACAAGGTATCGCATGCGAAAACCTTTGTtcgaaaaaataatgaacaagCTCGTCGAGACCGACAACTTTTTTGTGCAAAAGCGTGATGCTACTGGTCGGCTTGGTATGTCTGCCATTCAGAAATGTACAGCAGCGATGAGGGTGTTGGCCTACGGGACAGCGGCCGACTTGCAGGACGAATATTTGAGAATGAGCGCACAACTCATTCGCAAATCTCTCATCAAGTTCGTTGAAGGTGTAATTTCTAACTTCGGCGATGAGTACTTGCGAAAGCCCACCGAAGAAGACTTGGCAAGACTTCTGCATATTGGAGAACAACGTGGGTTTCCAGGCATGTTGGGTAGTattgactgcatgcattgggaATGGAAAAATTGTCCCACTTCATGGGCTGGACAATATGCCGGAAGAAGCGGGAGTCCGACAATCATCTTGGAAGCAGTAGCATCTCAAGAtctgtggatctggcatgcttTTTTTGGAACTCCAGGTTCGAGAAATGATATTAATGTGCTTGATCAATCTCctgtttttgatgatattttggaAGGTCGAGCACCGAAGGTCAATTACATAGTAAATGgccatgaaaaaaatatggggTATTATCTTACTGATGGCATATATCCTCAATGGGCGGCATTTGTCAAATCTATTCCAGGTCCACAAACGATGAAGCACAAGTTGTTTGCTCGACATCAAGAGTCCGCGCGAAAAGATGTTGAGCGAGCTTTTGGTATTTTTCAAGCTCGTTTTGCTTTTATCAAATGCCCATGTCTTATTTGGGATCATGATATTATGGGGAAAATAATGATTGCttgcataatcttgcacaatATGATAGTGGAAGATGAAAGAAGAAGCACGTATTCGAACTATTGTGATCCAGCCGAATTTATTCAAGATCGACTTGGACAAAGTAGTCGTGAAGGTGGAGATGCGAATAATGATTTCATATATTCTACGAATAAGATCGCGAGTCTAGCTTcttacatgaaaaataaagcacAACTTCAAAACAGAGAAGCTCACAAAGCTCTGCTAAACGATTTGGTTGAGCATATATCGGCGAAATTCGGCAATTTCAATTGA
- the LOC125207450 gene encoding eukaryotic translation initiation factor 2D-like, translating to MFKKAVDAKSQQRLSGADRKKLKRTVRERFPAVSDADIDLLLPPKAEIVVAKYPNRILVYGLEGDCPLFFDADGRGSEIFPTVYALWKVPDLLPAFMLKGGEVSRYVLGGADLMFPGIYIPPEGLPSFSAGEPWAVKVPGNPAAIAVGSTTMNSTEALKAGLRGKALKICHYYRDTLWELAENCCIPNAGFLEDVVFEDPALYSASPASESFEDNSSAGHMTAMTHESTEDASRADGAAPISDSVPGTDHSVVNEIGEQVNSAMADLQVAENASGSDSNVDDQHPLSVEDVDSLLDKCLLQALHTTIKDKDLPMLGSILWSSHVLPCRPSGVTLDIKKSSYKKLSKWLQSKSTGGLISVKEDKHKKEATLVSVNRKHLEYTSFKPEKKKVDNNEQSAKNVSGEGQSEKTLDVVELYKASTHVNPILAAVGAETGKLYTASEASQIVFAYIEKENLVKQTNKAIVVLDATLCDALFKGAIKKGTTYPTEIHKKDVGQTFINRMQAHIGVTRGNDTVVRKGALKPIQIITERRQGNKKVTKLSGLESFLIDAEALASELQKKFACSTTVSELPGKKGLEVLVQGGVIDDLGRLLVEQYGVQKRYIEVLDKTRR from the exons ATGTTCAAGAAGGCAGTGGATGCCAAATCGCAGCAGCGGCTGTCGGGGGCCGACCGCAAAAAACTCAAACGCACTGTGAGAGAGCGATTTCCCGCTGTCTCCGATGCGGATATCGATCTTCTGCTTCCGCCCAAG GCAGAGATTGTGGTAGCAAAGTATCCCAACCGAATTCTTGTATATGGCCTAGAAGGTGACTGTCCCTTGTTTTTTGATGCCGATGGACGTGGCTCAGAAATATTCCCTACGG TTTATGCTTTGTGGAAGGTTCCAGATCTTTTGCCTGCTTTCATGCTCAAAGGGGGTGAGGTTTCTAGATATGTGCTTGGTGGGGCTGACTTGATGTTTCCTGGCATATATATTCCCCCTGAAGGTCTTCCATCATTTTCTGCTGGTGAGCCATGGGCTGTCAAAGTTCCTGGAAATCCAGCTGCTATAGCT GTAGGCAGTACTACCATGAATAGCACAGAGGCATTGAAGGCTGGCTTGCGTGGGAAGGCattaaaaatatgtcattACTACCGTGATACACTTTG GGAGTTGGCTGAAAATTGTTGTATTCCAAATGCTGGATTTTTGGAAGATGTTGTGTTTGAAGACCCTGCTTTATATTCTGCTAGCCCGGCTTCTGAGTCATTTGAAGATAATTCCTCAGCTGGCCATATGACTGCTATGACCCATGAGAGTACAGAAGACGCTAGTCGGGCTGATGGAGCCGCTCCTATTTCTGATTCTGTTCCTGGTACTGATCACAGTGTGGTCAATGAAATTGGTGAACAAGTAAACAGTGCAATGGCAGATTTACAGGTTGCAGAAAATGCATCAGGCAGTGATTCTAATGTGGATGACCAGCATCCATTGTCTGTTGAGGATGTAGACTCGCTATTGGACAAGTGCCTCTTGCAAGCCTTACATACAACCATCAAAGATAAAGATCTTCCTATGCTAGGAAGTATATTATG GTCGAGTCATGTGCTACCATGTAGGCCTTCAGGTGTTACTTTGGACATCAAGAAGTCTTCTTACAAGAAGTTGTCCAAGTGGCTACAGTCGAAATCTACTGGTGGATTG ATTTCTGTGAAAGAGGATAAGCATAAAAAAGAGGCAACTCTAGTCTCAGTTAACCGCAAGCACTTGGAATACACATCTTTCAAGCcagagaaaaagaaagttgATAACAACGAACAATCTGCAAAAAACGTCAGTGGTGAAGGACAGTCAGAGAAAACTCTTGATGTTGTCGAGCTTTATAAGGCAAGCACACATGTGAACCCTATACTTGCTGCTGTTGGAGCAGAAACTGGGAAACTGTATACTGCTTCAGAAGCTTCTCAAATTGTCTTTGCTTACATAGAGAAGGAAAATCTCgtgaaacaaacaaacaagGCCATTGTAGTTTTAGATGCAACTTTGTGTGATGCTTTGTTTAAGGGTGCTATCAAGAAGGGTACAACATATCCAActgaaattcataaaaaagatGTGGGACAAACCTTTATCAACCGAATGCAAGCTCATATTGGAGTGACAAGGGGAAATGATACGGTTGTGAGGAAAGGTGCACTGAAACCTATCCAGATAATTACAGAGCGAAGACAAGGGAACAAAAAGGTTACCAAACTGTCTGGTTTGGAGTCCTTTTTGATAGATGCGGAGGCATTGGCTTCAGAGCTTCAGAAAAAGTTTGCTTGTAGTACAACAGTTTCAGAACTCCCCG